Below is a window of Vicinamibacteria bacterium DNA.
CACCATCGGGTGAGCCGCGAGGAAGGGCCTGAAACGCGCCCGCTGCGTCGGATGATGGGCAGGATCGCAAAGCCGATTGATAGACAAACCATCCTGGTCGAATATATGACCATGATCCAGGTCGATATCGCCGAGGCCAAAACCCACCTTTCCAAATACTTGCGGAAAGTTGAGCAAGGAGCGACGGTAGTTTTGGCCCGCAGGAATCGTCCCGTCGCCGAGATCCGTCGCGTCCGGCCCCGGCGGCGCGGACGCCGCCCGATCGGGCTCTGCGAAGGCGAGTTCA
It encodes the following:
- a CDS encoding type II toxin-antitoxin system prevent-host-death family antitoxin, producing the protein MSREEGPETRPLRRMMGRIAKPIDRQTILVEYMTMIQVDIAEAKTHLSKYLRKVEQGATVVLARRNRPVAEIRRVRPRRRGRRPIGLCEGEFIVPAKFDAPLPEELLDAFEGR